The nucleotide window CTATCGCCCGCAGCCGGTGCGGCGCGTCTACATGCCGAAAGGTAAAGGACGTCGTCCGCTCGGTATACCCGCTGTAAAGGATCGAGTCGTTCAGGCGGCCCTGAAGCTGGTAATCGAGCCGATCTTTGAGCATGAGTTCGAGCCGAGAAGCTACGGCTTTCGCCCGGGCTTGGGTTGCAAGGATGCGCTGCGCGAAGTGGACCGGCATGTGAAAGCGGGCTACTGCTGGGTGGTCGATGCCGACCTGCAAAGCTATTTTGACTCGATTCCACACTCACCTCTTCTTGCGAGAGTGGCAGGGCGAATCTCGGACGGCCGAGTTCTGGAACTCATCCAGTACTTTCTCACGCAAGACATCATGGAAGACATGACGCGCTGGACGCCGACTTCCGGCAGTCCTCAAGGGGCGGTTGTCAGCCCCTTGTTGGCAAATCTGTACCTGCACGAGCTTGACGTGGAAATGCGACAGGCAGGGCTGGTCATGGTGCGCTACGCGGATGACGCCGTGGTGTTATGCCGTACACGTGAGGAAGCGGAAGCTGCGCTCACTCGCATGCGGGCTTGGGTGGATGCGAACGGCTTGACACTGCATCCCGACAAAACCCACGTTGGGGATTGCCGGCTGGAGGGTCATGGGTTCGAGTTTCTGGGCTACCGGTTCGAGGCAGGCCAACGTTGGGTGCGCAAGAAGAGTCTCATGGGGCTGCGGGATAAAATCCGGGCCCTGACCAGGCGTAACCGGGGTGACTCGATCGAGGACACCATTGCCTCGATCAATCCACTCCTGCGTGGCTGGTTCGGCTATTTCCAGCATGCCCATCGATACACCTTCTCGTCCGTCGATGGCTTTGTTCGTCGCCGTCTGCGAGCGATCCTGCGCCGACAGCTTCATCGTCCGGGTCAGGGTCGATGCCTTCGCGATCACCCGCGATGGCCAAATGCTTTCTTCGCTAATCTTGGGCTGTTCACGATGTCCGAGGCCCTTCGATTGGCGCGCCAATCCCGATGTGGAAACAACTGACTGGAGAGCCCGTCGCGGGAAAACTGCACACCGGGTTCGGAGGGAGGGGACGGCGATCGCCGTTTCCTACCCCTATTCGTCGGCCACAAACGGCCACCAAGTGACTCTCATGAGCTTGCGCCGATTGACCGCTGTCGTGTCCGTAATGGCCGCCCACAGCCCGCTCACGACATTGAGACTCCGCGCCGTTCTGCGGCACGCATTTGAATCACTCGTCTCGGCTCGCAAGCTTCTATGACGAGTCTGTGCGGTTGTTTTTACCGATTTGAACGCCACCGTACAGACCTACCGTAGCGATCCGTGTGATCGTCCTACTGAAACCTGCGCGTACGGTGATTTTCAGCTCGCTCTCGCGTGGCAGGCATCGGTGGATACGCCCATGGGTTCATCGTGGTCACAAGGGCGCGATTTGGAGATCGACATGTCAGTTCTTCCAGGGTCGTTCCGGTGGTCCGTTGGTACGCCCGGCGCACAACGCGCAGATGTGACAGACGAGATGGTGGAACGGCCGCAGCAACGGTCCTCCATCGCCTTTTCCACGCATCCCTCATCCACGGTTCGTCATTTTGACGCGCTGCGACTCAAGGACGAAGTTCTTGCGATGGTGGCGCACGAGCTTCGCGGGCCGCTAACGCCGATGCAACTCGCGGCCCATCTCATCCGCAGGGCATCGTCGGATCGACCGGACGTGCTGAGGTCGATCGATATGATCGATCGGCAAATCGCGCAAATCGCACGTTTTGCCGAGGATCTGATGGACGCAATACGGGTCGATCATGGTGCGCTCCGTGTGAGCAAGATCCCCGTCGACATTGTTGCGGTGCTTGCTGCTCCGCTGAGCGCTGCAGCACTCGCAGCAGCGCAGCGCAACCAGGCCTTCAACGTCCGGATTGCCGACAGGGCGCTTCGCGTTGAGGGCGATCCCATTCGCCTGGCGCAGGCGGTCAGCAACCTCCTGCATAACGCGGTGAAATACACACCGGAAAACGGTTGCATCACCGTGAACCTGCTCGCCGATCACAACGTTCTTGTCGTATCCGTCAAGGATGATGGCCTGGGCATATCAGATGCGCTTCTGCCGCATATTTTCGACCTGTTCGCTCAATCCAGCAGGACGATCGCGGCGAGTGCCGGCGGCTTGGGGGTAGGTCTCGCTGTCGTAAAAGCCGTCGCCGAGTCGCATGGCGGGACGGTGTCGGCGATCAGTGCTGGCGCTGGCGCCGGGAGTGAATTCACCCTTCGACTGCCCATTGTGACGGAACAGTCGCCGGTGGGGGCCGACGTGACGGCGACAATCCAATCAGTTGAGTGACGCTACCGGCCAGTTGGCGACGCATGCGAGATAACTCCAACTGTCGACTGCCGGTTCGAGAACGGCCGTTCGACCCGCACTTTGTGCATTCGCGCATTACTATGCATTTCCGTCAGATCGGATTTGCCTTCCCCGGTACGCACTGGACCAAAGTCCAATACCTCGAATACGTGGCGACACCTAGACTACGCACTGCATTGCCCTACTTTGTTGAGCACTACGCGAAAAGCGTTTTTTGAGGCCGGCAACATTCGTCGGTGTGCCACACCAAGTATTAAAAAGAGGAAGGGTGCCGCGATGAAATCGACGCACAAGCAAAATCTGATGGCCACGACCCTCGTCGGCGCACTGGCCCTTGCAAACGCCTACGCGCAGACTTCCCCCACTAGCGAGTCCACAACCCCCGGCTTCAACAACAAGATTCCAGAGACGATCCTTACGCCAGACACGTGTCACGGATCGGCGTAAAGGCGCCGGGGATGATCGCCGTAATGGCGCCAGTTGGAAGTGGTGTCAAACGCAGATTCGAACGGCCTCAAGAATGCGGTTTTTTACTGGATTTTGCAACGGCGGTTTCGCCGTTTTCAGGCATCGGTTTAGGCTTGCGGAAGCTCTCGCCCTCGATGACGATGCGGTAGGCACCGTGACGTAGCCGGTCGAGTGTCGCGGCGCCGAGAACCCGGTTGTCGGGGAAGGCGTCACCCCATTCGCTGAGATCGAGATTGGATGTCAGGATGGTAGCCGCCCGCTCATACCTAGCGGCCACCAGGTCGTGGAAGTCTTCGTCGTGTGGCGCGCGCAGGGGTTTGAGCGCGAAGTCGTCAACGATCAGCAGTGGCACACGCGCGAACTGCTGGAACTTGCGCTCATAGAGGCCCGTGGCGCGGGCCGCATGCAGTTTCTTGATCAGATCGGTTTGCGTGACGAACAGCACGTCGCGCCCCTGACGCGCAGCGCAGTGACCCAGCGCCTGGGCAATGTGGGACTTGCCGACGCCTGTTTGACCGACCATCAGGATTGCCACCTTCTCGTCGATGTAACGACCGGTGGCGAGATCGTGGATGTGCGCACGGCTGAGCTTCGGCAGCCGGTCGAAGTTGAAGGTTTCCAGTGTCTTGCCTAGCCCGAAGCCGGCGCGCACGAGACGCGCGCCGAGTTTCTTCTGGTCTCGCCGCGCGACTTCATCATGCAGGAGCATCGCGAGGAATTCGGTGTAGGCGAGCTGTCCATCGATTGCCTGCCGGTTGCGCTGCTCGAGCGAGTCGAGTACGCCGGACAGGCGCAGTTGCTTGAGGATCGTATTCAGTTCGGGACTGGGGTTCATGATGTTCAATGCAGGAGAAGGGAGTGGAGGTCACGACCGAAGCGGCCGCCGTTCAGATAGGTGTCGGCAGGCGCCGTTGACGTTTGCGCCGCTGCTGCGGCGGGCTGGCTGTCCAGTCCCTTGTCGAGGATGGTCTTGACGGTGCGGTACTTCGGGCTCGCGAATGCAAGCGCACGCTCGCACGCGGCGTCCAGTCGCTGATCGCCGAACTTCTCGCGCATACGGACGATGCCCTGCGCGCCACGCAGGTTCACCAGCACCGTGTCGTTGAACATCGCGAGAATCAGCGCGTGACAGGATGGCCCGATCTCCCTGGCACGAGCCAGGCACCACTGCGGATCGTGCTCGAGCCACGCCTGCGCCGCCGGCGGCTGGTGGTCACGCACTGTATGGCGATCACCTGCCTTGCGCAGTCGTGGATGGGTTGCAATGAGTTCGTGCTGATGGAACAGCTGTACGACCGTATCAGTCGATTTGAGCCAGAGGCTCTTGCCAACCAGCGTGAACGGCACGGAGTACAGCGCCTTCTTGTAGACGACGTGTCCGTCCGTATGCACCTTGACTTCGCTCCATACAGCCAGCACCGGCGCAACGTCAGGCAGCGTCGTGAGCAGCGGCTTCTCGATGGCAAAGCGCGCCAGCGGCTGCTCGCGTGTCGTGCCATGTTCGCGCGTGCTGGCCTGCTGCATGATCCATTCGCGCAACTGCCGGTTGGCATCGGTCAGGTCGCGGAACGTGCGCAGCGGCACAAAGGATTTCTTGACATACTTGACGCCCGACTCAACGATTCCCTTCTTCTGCGGGGCGTGCGGTGGACATGCGTCGATCCGGAAGCCGTATCCCTCAGCGAGCGCGGCGTACGAACGCTGGACCTCCGGGCTGTACATGCAGGCTCTGGTGATCGCACACTTCGCGTTGTCGATGATGATGCGGCCCGGGCAGCCGCCAAACCACTCAAAGGCACGACGGTGGCAGGCCAGCCATGTCTCGACGGTCTGGTCGAGCACGAGCTCGACATACTGGTGCCGCGACCAGCAGAGGGTCATGACGAAGAACCACGTTTTGATCTGCGCGCCCGATTCATGTGGTAGTGCCGGCCCGGCGCCGAAGTCAACCTGTGCGGCCTCCGCTGGCGCAAACTCAAGGATCGTTGTGGCCGCCACGCCGCGTTCGGCCCTCAGGCCCAGCAGGATACGGCGCACCGCCGAGTAGCTGCCGGTGTAGCCATGGTTGCGTTTCAGCGCGTGGTGAATCGTTGTGCCCTGAACGCCGGCGTCATGCCAGTCACGGATCTGCTCGCGAAACGGCTCGAGCGTGGACACACATGTGCTCGGCAAATGTGGAGTGCGGCCAAACACGCCGGCAATCACGGTATCGTCAGGCAACGGCTGCCCAGGATTCAGCCAGCCGCGCTCGTCGGCCATACGACGAACAGCGGTCAACTTCTTGCGACCCATCAGGCCGCTACGCCCGATGTCGCGATCAGAATCGCCTTGCCGCATGCGGACAAGGACTTGACGGTACTCAAACAATTCGAACCTCCGGTTGGTCATGGACACTCCGTTCAGAAAGAACGGGAGCGTACCCATCTGGAAAGTTCGAATCGCGTTCAACACCCTGCGCCAGTGGCGCCTATACGCCGATCATTGACTGGCTCCTTTACGCCGGTCACGGACTGGCGCCATAACGCCGATCCTGTGCTGGCGCCTATGCGCCGATCATCAGGTGGCGCCAATACGCCGATCCCGGAATGGCTCCATAACGCCGGTCAGTGACAACACGGTTCAGACTCGCATCGGGACACTCAATTTCGTGGATGGGGTCCCCACCACGGATACAGCACAGAAGGTATACGACAACCTCGACTTCCTTCGCGGCGTCGAGGTCTTTCTCAACTTCATTCCCGCAGCGTCCCTTGAAGGGATGCGCCTGGGTCACGTCAGCATGGGGGTGACGAGGAGTAACCAGGCTATCATCTTCGATCAACTGATGGACTCCAATCCGTTGTTTCTCACGGGAAACACGGACACCGTTTACTGTTCGGCGATTCTCGATCTGGAGACCGACGGGCCGACCGTGGTAGAGATTCCACCGGGTTCCGGCCCGGGCACGGTCAACGATGCTTTCTTCCGCTTCGTAGTGGACATGGGCGCGCCGGGGCCAGACAAGGGGAAAGGCGGCAAATACCTGATTCTTCCGCCCGGCTACGCAGGCGCGGTTCCATCGGGCTACTTTGTGGCCCATTCCCGGTCATACGTGAACTGGTTGATCTTGCGCGGCTTCCTCGTCGACGGAAAGCCAGATCACGCGTCTAAGATGTTCCGCGAGGGAGTGAAAATCTATCCGTTAGCTAAGTCGGGTAGCCCGCCCCCGATGCAGTTCATCAATGGCTCAAAGAAGCCATTTAATACGATACATGCCAACACGTTTGAGTTCTACAACGAGGTCGATCATGTGATTCAGAAAGAGCCGGTTGACTTTATCGACCCTGAACTGCGTGGCTTGGCGGCGAGTATCGGGATCATAAAGGGGCAGCCGTTTTCACCCGATGAGCGCATGAAAAAAATCCTGACCGAAGCCGTGGCTGTCGGCAACGGGACCGCACGCGCTATTTCCTTTCGCAACCGGGAACCTCGCAACGCGATCTATCCAAACAGCCAATGGACAAATCTATTCGGAGCAGCTGACTACCGCTTCCTTGAAGATGACGGTAAGGCCGGCCGCAACCTTGATGCACGTACGCTGTTTTACTACGGCTATACCGTGAACACGCCCGCTATGATCGCGAAGATCGTGGGCAGAGGTTCGCAATATGGTGCGAGCTTCGCGGACAAGAATGGCAACCCGTTCGACGGGGCTAAGAACTACCGCCTCCATGTTCCGCCGAACGTCCCGGCCAAGGACTTCTGGTCGGTGGTGCTCTACGACACTCAGACCCGCTCAGAGTTACAAACGAGCCAGCCGTTTCCGAGCAGAAACGACAAGCGCGACAAGTTAATCACCAATGCTGACGGCTCGGTCGATCTCTACTTCGGCCCCAAGGCCCCCGCTGGTAAGGAAGCTAACTGGGTCGCAACGGTACCTAACAAAGGGTGGTTCGCGGTCCTCCGGCTATACGGCCCGCTTGAGCCGTGGTTTGACAAGACCTGGCGGCCAGGCGAATTTGAACTGGTGAATTAGGCCAGAATTGCCCGTCAACATCTCCCCTAGCGATCAGCTAAAGATGCCGCCACGCCTAGCAGGCTGTTGAAAAGCGCCTCGTCATGACGACCGAAGCTATGTTCAGGAGGCTTGCGCGTGCGATTTTCCGCTGAATTACCGGTTCGCCGCGAAATCTGCGCGGGGCCTGCGCACGCATGCAACCCTTGTCGCGCGCAGTCTTTGCGCCGTGGCGGCTCATTGCGTCGCTCCTTGCGGCACCGCCCCTGGCATTCGGGCCATGCGGGTCAGATTGCTCGCAACCATCGTCAGCTTGAAGTGCTGGTCGACTCGCTTGATGCCGCGATAAACCGTCTGCCGGATCCGTCCGATGGTCTTGCCCCAGCCGAAATGCTCTTCGATTCGTTTGCGGATGACCTGGCTAATCCGGTAGCCCACATGCCGCGAAGTGCGACCGTCGATTGCGCTGCCACCCCAACGCTCATCGTTGCGCGCGACATGCGGTGTCACGTTGCGAGCGCGGCAATCGTTTACGAAGTCGCGGGTGTCATACGCCTTGTCGGCACCGACTGTCTTCGCATGAGCGCCTGGCACGCAATCGAGCAATCGCAACGCGCTGGCCCGCTCGGCGAAACCATCCGCGTGACTGACCACTGCGCCAACCACCAGCCCCGAGCGGTTCTCCATCAGGATGTGCCCGTGGTAGCACAGGATGGCTGGACTCTTTTTGCTCTTCTTGAACAGCCGCGCATCCGGGTCCGTGCTCGACTCATGCGTGTCGTTGCTGCGTCGCTCGCCTTTCCAGTCCGTGTCGGCGTTGCGGCCACCGCCGGCCGGTGGACCATCGTCCGGGCCGTCCTTGCGGCGGAAGCTCTTGTGACTGGCCCACGCCTGAATCAGCGTGCCGTCCACCGAGAAATGGTCTCTCGACAGCAGGCCGCGCTTGTCCGCCAGGCTCATGACTTCGGTGAAGAACGCTTCCACGACTTCATGCTCCAGCAGCCGGTCGCGGTTCTTCGAGAACACCGAGTGGTCCCACACGGCGTCCTCGATAGCAAGTCCGACGAACCAGCGGAACAGCAGGTTGTAGCGCATCTGCTCCATCAGCATGCGCTCGCTGCGCACCGAGTAGAACACCTGCAACAGCAGCGCCCGCATCAGCTTCTCGGGCGCAATCGAGGCACGGCCAGTGTCCGCGTAGATGACGCTGAACAGCCCGTTGAGCCGTTTCAACGCATCATTCACCAGCAACCGGATCGGTCGCAACGGGTGATCTGCCGGGACGAAGTCCTCCAGCTTGACCGTCGTGAACAGGGGTTCCTGCATCTCATCCATTCCGCGCATCGTATCCGCTGCCAAAGATCATGAACACGATATCCATAACGCCCGTCCCTCAAACCCCGTTTACACGGGATCCAAATTCAACAGCCTGCTAGTCTTACTGTGTCAGCTAAAAGCGATACCTGGTAGTATGAAGTAATAGCGACTACGGGGTATCGGAATGGCAGACGATCTCGATGAATTTGACGCGTATCTCGACCATCTGGCACAGGAGTTAGGGCACGCTAATCGCCACGCCGGCCTTAAAGGCTACTGTTCCGGTCTGGTGATGCCACTGTCAAGGAAGAGCGTCGAGCCGATGGCTGCGCATATTGATCCGCTTCATGCCAGTGCGAAGCATCAGTCGCTCCACCATTTTGTTGCCAAGGCCGAATGGTCCGACAAGGCGATCATGCGACGGGTGCGCGAATGGGTGATGCCGGTGCTAGGCGCGCATGCCGCTGAAGAGGCCGGCTACTACTGGATTATTGACGACACAGGCTTTCCAAAGAAGGGTCGCCATTCGGTGGGCGTTGCACGTCAGTACTGTGGCCAACTCGGCAAACAGGACAACTGTCAGGTCGCAGTGAGTTTATCGATCGCAACGCAACGCGGCAGCCTGCCTATCGCCTGGCAACTGTATGTTCCCAAGGAGTGGATTGACGATCGGCAACGTGCCCGTCGCGCGGGCATTCCTGACGATCAGGCCTTCGCAACGAAGCCACAGATTGCGCTGGCCCAACTGCGCGAAGCGATTGCATCCGGGATTGTGCCGGGTATCGTGCTGGCCGATGCGGGATATGGTGATGAAACGGCCTTTCGGGAAGGGATAAGCGAGCTGGGTTTGTTATACGCCGTGGGGATCCGTCCGGGCACCTCAGTATGGGCACCGGGTACGGCGCCGCTGCCGCCCAAGCCGTGGAATGGGCGTCGCAACCCACCTACACTGCTACGTCGCGCGCCCGGCCACGAACCGCAGGCGGTCAAGGCGCTGGCCATGCAATTACCTGCGAACGCCT belongs to Burkholderia sp. GAS332 and includes:
- a CDS encoding RNA-directed DNA polymerase, producing MKIEASPVSETTRRDADALGSCVQRKFASASIWTDAMLAALRNGVKGGKWHSLIDKVFRLDTLALGWAQVEKNAGAAGVDRMSVKRFAQARDRYLAELAQALQDGSYRPQPVRRVYMPKGKGRRPLGIPAVKDRVVQAALKLVIEPIFEHEFEPRSYGFRPGLGCKDALREVDRHVKAGYCWVVDADLQSYFDSIPHSPLLARVAGRISDGRVLELIQYFLTQDIMEDMTRWTPTSGSPQGAVVSPLLANLYLHELDVEMRQAGLVMVRYADDAVVLCRTREEAEAALTRMRAWVDANGLTLHPDKTHVGDCRLEGHGFEFLGYRFEAGQRWVRKKSLMGLRDKIRALTRRNRGDSIEDTIASINPLLRGWFGYFQHAHRYTFSSVDGFVRRRLRAILRRQLHRPGQGRCLRDHPRWPNAFFANLGLFTMSEALRLARQSRCGNN
- a CDS encoding Signal transduction histidine kinase, which translates into the protein MSVLPGSFRWSVGTPGAQRADVTDEMVERPQQRSSIAFSTHPSSTVRHFDALRLKDEVLAMVAHELRGPLTPMQLAAHLIRRASSDRPDVLRSIDMIDRQIAQIARFAEDLMDAIRVDHGALRVSKIPVDIVAVLAAPLSAAALAAAQRNQAFNVRIADRALRVEGDPIRLAQAVSNLLHNAVKYTPENGCITVNLLADHNVLVVSVKDDGLGISDALLPHIFDLFAQSSRTIAASAGGLGVGLAVVKAVAESHGGTVSAISAGAGAGSEFTLRLPIVTEQSPVGADVTATIQSVE
- a CDS encoding DNA replication protein DnaC produces the protein MNPSPELNTILKQLRLSGVLDSLEQRNRQAIDGQLAYTEFLAMLLHDEVARRDQKKLGARLVRAGFGLGKTLETFNFDRLPKLSRAHIHDLATGRYIDEKVAILMVGQTGVGKSHIAQALGHCAARQGRDVLFVTQTDLIKKLHAARATGLYERKFQQFARVPLLIVDDFALKPLRAPHDEDFHDLVAARYERAATILTSNLDLSEWGDAFPDNRVLGAATLDRLRHGAYRIVIEGESFRKPKPMPENGETAVAKSSKKPHS
- a CDS encoding Integrase core domain-containing protein produces the protein MTNRRFELFEYRQVLVRMRQGDSDRDIGRSGLMGRKKLTAVRRMADERGWLNPGQPLPDDTVIAGVFGRTPHLPSTCVSTLEPFREQIRDWHDAGVQGTTIHHALKRNHGYTGSYSAVRRILLGLRAERGVAATTILEFAPAEAAQVDFGAGPALPHESGAQIKTWFFVMTLCWSRHQYVELVLDQTVETWLACHRRAFEWFGGCPGRIIIDNAKCAITRACMYSPEVQRSYAALAEGYGFRIDACPPHAPQKKGIVESGVKYVKKSFVPLRTFRDLTDANRQLREWIMQQASTREHGTTREQPLARFAIEKPLLTTLPDVAPVLAVWSEVKVHTDGHVVYKKALYSVPFTLVGKSLWLKSTDTVVQLFHQHELIATHPRLRKAGDRHTVRDHQPPAAQAWLEHDPQWCLARAREIGPSCHALILAMFNDTVLVNLRGAQGIVRMREKFGDQRLDAACERALAFASPKYRTVKTILDKGLDSQPAAAAAQTSTAPADTYLNGGRFGRDLHSLLLH
- a CDS encoding Uncharacterized conserved protein (manually curated) → MAPIRRSRNGSITPVSDNTVQTRIGTLNFVDGVPTTDTAQKVYDNLDFLRGVEVFLNFIPAASLEGMRLGHVSMGVTRSNQAIIFDQLMDSNPLFLTGNTDTVYCSAILDLETDGPTVVEIPPGSGPGTVNDAFFRFVVDMGAPGPDKGKGGKYLILPPGYAGAVPSGYFVAHSRSYVNWLILRGFLVDGKPDHASKMFREGVKIYPLAKSGSPPPMQFINGSKKPFNTIHANTFEFYNEVDHVIQKEPVDFIDPELRGLAASIGIIKGQPFSPDERMKKILTEAVAVGNGTARAISFRNREPRNAIYPNSQWTNLFGAADYRFLEDDGKAGRNLDARTLFYYGYTVNTPAMIAKIVGRGSQYGASFADKNGNPFDGAKNYRLHVPPNVPAKDFWSVVLYDTQTRSELQTSQPFPSRNDKRDKLITNADGSVDLYFGPKAPAGKEANWVATVPNKGWFAVLRLYGPLEPWFDKTWRPGEFELVN
- a CDS encoding transposase, IS4 family, giving the protein MQEPLFTTVKLEDFVPADHPLRPIRLLVNDALKRLNGLFSVIYADTGRASIAPEKLMRALLLQVFYSVRSERMLMEQMRYNLLFRWFVGLAIEDAVWDHSVFSKNRDRLLEHEVVEAFFTEVMSLADKRGLLSRDHFSVDGTLIQAWASHKSFRRKDGPDDGPPAGGGRNADTDWKGERRSNDTHESSTDPDARLFKKSKKSPAILCYHGHILMENRSGLVVGAVVSHADGFAERASALRLLDCVPGAHAKTVGADKAYDTRDFVNDCRARNVTPHVARNDERWGGSAIDGRTSRHVGYRISQVIRKRIEEHFGWGKTIGRIRQTVYRGIKRVDQHFKLTMVASNLTRMARMPGAVPQGATQ
- a CDS encoding SRSO17 transposase, translated to MADDLDEFDAYLDHLAQELGHANRHAGLKGYCSGLVMPLSRKSVEPMAAHIDPLHASAKHQSLHHFVAKAEWSDKAIMRRVREWVMPVLGAHAAEEAGYYWIIDDTGFPKKGRHSVGVARQYCGQLGKQDNCQVAVSLSIATQRGSLPIAWQLYVPKEWIDDRQRARRAGIPDDQAFATKPQIALAQLREAIASGIVPGIVLADAGYGDETAFREGISELGLLYAVGIRPGTSVWAPGTAPLPPKPWNGRRNPPTLLRRAPGHEPQAVKALAMQLPANAWQTVTWREGSNAALSSRFAAVRVRPAHQDYWRTTQREEEWLLIEWPEGDKEPLKYFLSTAPGEATLEQLVSVTKMRWRIERDYQDLKQEFGLGHYEGRGWRGFHHHATLSIAAYGFLMAQRLRMGSGSGDKKNFIERTLPALPADYIARGSPARTTPRS